The region CCACGCGtagggtgggccccacccccaTTTAACAACGCGCGAGTTAATAAAGGGCAACGAGACGAGGCGGTCAGCCCAAGCCCATGGGCCGGACCACGACGAAAGCGACCGCGCATCcgcccctcctttgaccagCGCCAGTCTCCCacagacaggtgggccccacccgacACCATAATTAAAGCCGAATTCATTGCCCCCTTTGACTTCGCCTCCCACCCCCCTTCCAAGTTCTCAGCCAACGGTAAGTTTAAATTACTCCTCACTCCCCTCGGTTgcgaaaatataaatactttttttacgaaaatataaatactttttttagaatttaaatataatgcaaaattaaataattttacctTATTCGCACCTGAAAGGCTGAAAACATATACTTTCTTCGTAAACTTAAAccttattactatatttttgtggGACGGAGAATTAAAACTTAAAACGAAGCACCCGATTTTGCTTGGTAAAATTGCTTTGTAATTACCCGAGGCGGAAAAATTACAACCAGGATTAGTACTAGTACAGTTCAGTACAGTTTTACTGCTAcgggtaaaaaaataacaacagTAAAAAATTGTACTACTAGTAGTGAAGATCATTTACACAGGCGGCGCGTGTACTGCTGCTAATCGGAGTAAttaggcggtggcggcggatgATTTTGGGttcacgccggcggcgagtggCGGTGGTCGCCCTCGTAGGTGACGACGAGGGTGGCggggtcgtcggcggcgcgctccACGTGCTTCCGGGCGGGGCACCCCTTCACGGTGCTGCACCGGTAGTAGCCGCGCGGGTAGGGGGACCCCTTGATCGGCTTCTGCCCGTACTTGCGCCACGAGAACTCGTCGGCGGGGATGTCGGCcacgcgcgcgctcgccgccggcacgcgGACGGTGCGGCGGACGCGGTGCTTGCGCTTCTTGGAGCAGTGGCAGCCGGCGTGGGCGTGGGAGTGAGCGTGCGGGGCGTCccccccggcggcggctgcgcagGGCGGCTGCGGGTTTTGGGGGTGGTGCTTGCGCttgacgccgccggcgagcggtggcTTGCCGGAGGAGACCAGGCTCCGGCCCTTCGACACGcttccttcgccgccgccgccggcggtcaCCGACGAGAAGAACGAGGTCGACGTCaccgaccccgccgccgccgccttcgcggGGTTCGTGAAGTCCAGCGTCAGGCTCTTcaccggagccggagccggagccggagccggcggcggcggaggaggagaggccgagacaggagacgacggcgaagcaatctccaccgccgctccgGCGACAGGCCCCCGGCGGAAGCGCGCATGCCCGGTACGGTCAAGAATCGAGATCACCCTGCGGAACCTGGCCACCGCCTGGTCCGCGATCTCCCCgagctgcggctgctgctgctgctgcggcagcCTCCGGTGGTGGAGCTCCCCGCCGCCCGAGGAGAGCGACGAGACGAGCAGCTCGAGGCTGCGAaggcccgcggcggcggcctcctggAAGGCGCGCtgctcggcctcggcctcggccgaGGGACACGCGCGCGGGCTGAAGCCCATGAGGTCGACGGCCATGAGGTCGCCCGAAGTTGGAGCCGGAGAGGGAGACGAGCTGCcttggcggtggcggcggcggagctgcgGCGAGAGGATGGT is a window of Oryza brachyantha chromosome 8, ObraRS2, whole genome shotgun sequence DNA encoding:
- the LOC102712103 gene encoding WRKY transcription factor WRKY51-like, which codes for MAVDLMGFSPRACPSAEAEAEQRAFQEAAAAGLRSLELLVSSLSSGGGELHHRRLPQQQQQPQLGEIADQAVARFRRVISILDRTGHARFRRGPVAGAAVEIASPSSPVSASPPPPPPAPAPAPAPVKSLTLDFTNPAKAAAAGSVTSTSFFSSVTAGGGGEGSVSKGRSLVSSGKPPLAGGVKRKHHPQNPQPPCAAAAGGDAPHAHSHAHAGCHCSKKRKHRVRRTVRVPAASARVADIPADEFSWRKYGQKPIKGSPYPRGYYRCSTVKGCPARKHVERAADDPATLVVTYEGDHRHSPPA